The Phycisphaerales bacterium genome segment GAACTCCGGGCGGATCCTGAGGATTCGCCAGATGGGATGGGCCAGGATCAGGAGCAGACGCTCGGCCGCTCCGGGTTGGCCAGCTCGAAGGGGTCCATCTCCTTCTGCTCGAAGAGGTCGAGCAGCGCGTTGTACCCGTGCTCGAGCTTGTACCGCATTTCATCCGCGTGCAGCGGGGCCAGGAACAGGAAGTCGATCGTCTTGCCCTCGGTCTCCAGGCGCGAGAACTCTTCGCTGATGATCTCGCCCTGCACCACCACGGCGCCAACGAATGGGCAGCCGGGCGCCAGGGGCTCTGGCGGGTCGCCGTTGGGCACGGTGTGCCCCGGGCCCAGGAACGTGTCGAACAGCACCGGAAGGCGCCCGCACTCCTTGAGCAGGAAGAATGGCCACCAGTTCTCCGGGTTCTCCAGGGCCTCCTGCGTAACAGGCCAGTGCCCCGGCAGCACGATGAAGAGCTCCGCGTAGGGCGAGGGCAGGGCGAAATCGTCTTCTTCGCCGGGCTCCAGCTGCATGGGCGGCATGTTCATCGGGGCCGCGCTCATGCCCATGGTGACGGCGAATGTGAAGTCCCCATCCTCGTCATCGACGTGCACCGGCACGATGTCCAGGTGCACGCCCTCGGAGGCGATCTCGTGCATGACATCCACCACGTCGCCGATGTGCTCGCGGACATGGTCCTGGATGGCCACCATCTCGGCCTCGTCAAGGTACGCGCACCCCGGGTCCTCCGCGAAGTTCGCCTCGTGGCGGATGACTTCACTTCCGCCGGGCGTCACCTCGCGCGGCAGGTCGTCGTCGTTGTCCTCGTCACGGTTCGCGGGCTTGCCGGGGTTGAGGGTCATGGGGCATCTCCTTGGGCCGAGACACTAGCACGCCGCGCTAGCAGGGGTTCCCGCCCAGCACGCGAAAGAACGACTCGATGTCCTGGTCCGTGCCCGCGTCCCCATCGACGTTGAAGTCGGCGCCCCAGCACCAGCAGGTTTCGCAGCAGCTCCCGCCGAGGCAGGCGAAGAACGCTTCAATGTCCTGGTCGGTGCCGGCGTCGCCGTCGCCGTTGAAGTCCGATGTGCCGCAGGTGTCGGGGCACACGGGCCCCTCGTCCATGATCCCCGCGGGCACGCCCACACCAGCGCGCGAGTCGTACGCGCCGCCGACAATCTCGATCTCCAGACGCCCGAACCCCAGGTCCCGCGCTTCCATCCGCATCCAGCCGTAGTGCGTGCCGACGATGTCCTCGAATCGGAAGCCGAAGTAGGCGTACTGGTTTTGGGTGAGGAAGTGCGGCGTGGGGCAGTACTGCGGCAGGTTGGGCGGGTAGCAGTAGATGGGCTGCACGCCGGTCTGGAAGGGGCTGCTCGCGTCGATCATGGTCATCGGCTGCAGGGGCCCGGTGACCTGGGCTGTGCCGGCTGGGAAGAGCTCGAGCTGCAGCTGGAAGGGGCCCGGCCGCGAGGTGCGCACCATCAGGGCCGAGTCGTCGCTGATGACGAGCGGCGTGAGGGCGTTGTCGGCGAAGGAGACGGGCGAGCCCGCCAGCGGGACCATGTTCTGCGCGATCGCCGCGGGGGCGAGCAGCACCGGCAGGACGATGAGTGCGCGAGTGTCCATGGGGCTTCCTTGGGCTTTGAGCCTAACGGGCGCGTCGGGCCCGTTCAACACCGAACACTCCCTTTGAGGCACATCGAGCGGGTGAGCACCTCTCCGCGCCGATTTGACGCGTCCTTGGTGCCTGCCCCACTAGCCTCGAGCGTGAACTCCTCGAAGATCTACCACGTCAACTGCGCCACGTTCTGCCCCATGAGCCGGCGTGTCATCAACGGTGAGGGCGGCTGGTTCCAGTCCGCCCGCCTGGTGTGCCATTGTCTTATCCTTGAGCTCGAGGGTGGCCTCGCGCTCATCGACACCGGCCTGGGCACCTACGACATCGCGCACGCCGTACAGACCTGCGGCCCACTGTGGCTCCCGCTCATGCGCCCGCGCCTGGACCTTGCCGAGACTGCCCTCGCGCACGTGAAGCGCTTGGGCTACTCGCCCGAGGATGTACGAGACATCGTCCTCACGCACCTTGACTTCGACCACGCCGGCGGCCTGCGCGACTTCCCCCGCGCAACGGTCCACGTTTCAACGCTTGAGCACAAGACGGCCACCGGGAGCAGGACACTTTGGAAGTCCCGCCGCTACGCGCCCGTGCAGTGGGCCCACTCGCCGCGCTGGAACCTCTACCTTGCCGGCGGGGGCGAGTGGTTCGGCTTCGGCGGCGTCCGCGCCGTCGAGGGGCTCAAGTCCGAGGTCCTGATGGTGCCCCTCCACGGCCACTCCGTGGGCCATTGCGGCATCGCCGTCAAGACCGGTGACACCTACCTCTTCCACGCCGGCGACGCGTACTTCGATTACCGCGAGGTCGAGCCGACCGGCACCATGAATCCTCCCGTGGGCGTGAAGGCCTACCAGCAGGTTTACCAGGCCGACCGCGACCTGCGCATCCGCAACCAGGAACGCCTGCGCGAGCTCCAGCGGCAGTTTCCGGGCATGGTGAAGGTCATCTGCTCGCACGACCCGCACGAGATGGACGAGTTCGTGCAGCCCAGCGCCCCGCCCACGCAGTCTGGCGTCACACCCGGGCGCGGAGCCTCGGGTCGCGGCCGTACGCCCGCCGCGGAAGAGCGGATCACGCACCCGCGCCAGGTCCGCCGCTGACGAGCCCGCGCGCCTGATACCCTCGGGGTCCTATGACCCAGGCCCCCGCTGCCCCTGCTCCCGCCCCAACCCTCAAGGACCTCACCGCCCAGCTCCTCAAGGCCGAGGAGCAGCTCCGCCAGGGTGGCGGGCCCAAGGCCGTGGAGCGCATCCACGAGAAGGGCCGCCTCACCGCCCGCGAGCGGATTGAACGGCTCGTTGACCCGACGAGCCCGACGCGCGAGCGAGGGTCTTCCAACTTCCAGGAGCTGGGCCTCTGGGCCGCATACGAGATGTACAAGGAACACGGCGGCGCGCCGGCCGCCGGCGTCGTGACGGGCATCGGCGTCGTCCAGGGCCGCCGCTGCATGATCATCGCCAACGACGCCACCGTGAAGGCCGGCGCGTTCTTCCCGATGACCTGCAAGAAGATCATCCGCGCCCAGACCATCGCCCAGATGGCCCGCCTGCCGCTCATCTATCTGGTGGACTCGGCCGGTGTGTTCCTGCCGTTGCAGGAAGATGTGTTCCCCGACACCGACGACTTCGGCCGCATCTTCCGCAACAACGCCGTGATCTCCGCCGAGGGCATCCCCCAAATCGCGGCCATCATGGGCAACTGCGTCGCCGGCGGCGGCTACCTCCCCGTGCTCTGCGACACGCTGCTTATGACCGAGGGCTCTGGGCTGTATCTGGCAGGCCCGGCGCTCGTGAAGGCCGCCATCGGCCAAGTCGTCACCGACGAGGAGCTCGGCGGCGCCGACATGCACGCGGCCATCAGCGGCACCATCGACTTCAAGGAGAAGGATGACGAGAGCTGCATCCGCCGCCTCCGCGACCTCGTCGGCAAGTACAACCACATCACGCCCGCCACCAAGACGCGCAGCCACGCCGCGAAGGACGCCGAGACCCTCTACACCGCTTTCACCGACAAACCCGGCGCCCAGTACGACGTCGAGGAGCTCATCGCCGCGATTGTCGACGCCCGCGCCGTCCCCAACGCCGACGGCCTCGAGTCCCTCGCCCCCGACTTCGACGAGTACCGCGCCGACTACGGCCAGTCCCTCGTCTGCGGCTACGCCAAGATCGGCGGCTTCCCCTGCGGCATCGTCGCCAACCAGAAGAAGCTCACGCAGCGCACCATGCCGGGCGGCAAGGCCGGACCGAGCAAGGCGACCGCCATGCCCGGCGTCATCTACGACGACTCCGCCGACAAGGCCGCGCGCTTCATCATGGACTGCAATCAGCGCAAGATCCCGCTGATCTTCCTGCACGACACCACCGGCTTCATGGTCGGGCGCGACAGCGAGCAGGCGGGCATCATCCGCAGCGGGGCCAAGATGGTGAACGCCATGAGCAACTGCATCGTCCCCAAGATCGTCGTCATCACCGGCGGCTCCTACGGCGCGGGCAACTACGCGATGTGCGGGCGCGCCTTCGACCAGTTCCTCTCCTTCGCCTGGCCCAGCGCCAAGTGCGCGGTCATGGGCGCCAACCAGGCCACCGGCGTGCTCGCCACCATCGAAGAAGCCAGCCGCAAGCGCAAGGGCGAGGTCATCGACGAGGCCACCCACAAACAGATCCTCGCCGCCGTGCACGCCGGCTACACCGAGCAGGCCGACATCCGCCACGGCGCCGCCCGCGGCTGGGTCGACTGCCTCATCGAACCCCACAAGACCCGCGACGAGCTCATCGCGGCGCTCGAGGCCGCGAACCAGGGGTGGGACTACAGCAAGCCGTTCAAGACCGGCGTGCTGCAGACGTGATGGTTATTGACTTGCCTCGAGCAGTTCCACTAACGGCTCGCCGCGCTTGAGCAACTCAATCGCACGCGGCAGTGTCAGCGTGAAGTACTCCTTCAACGCACGATTCGAGGTGTTGCCCACACGGATCCAGAGCACCTGCGGAGGCGCATCGAGACGCGTGACCAGGTCGGCGAAGTCCTCGTCCTTCGACAGAATCACGACCCCGGGCTGTCGCAGCGCTTGAAAGATGACCGCGTCGTCCTCGGTGTGCAGCGGCGTGCCACGCACGTGGCGGCACTCGATCGTAAAGGTCGTGGCGATCCAGGGAGCGATAGCAGGCGGCAGCTGGTTGTCGACCCACAAGGTCAAGCCGCCACCTGACTGTGCGAAACTCGTTTCGCCGCGAAGACCAGCGCCGCCCGGATGTCATCCCGCTCAAGGTCCGGGTAGTCCGCCAGGATCTCGTCCTCGCCAACCCCCGCCGCCAGCATCTCCAACACGTCCGAAACCCGGATGCGCAGTCCGCGGATGCACGGCTTCCCGCCGCACTGCCCGGGGCGCTGCGTGATCCTCTCGAGCAAGGCCTTGTGCTGCCCATTGTCCATGCGTTCTAATCATACGGCATGTCCGCCCTTGACCGAGCCGCGCACGACGAAGCCAACGGCGATCTCGCCTCGGCCCGACGCCGCCTTGCCTCCTACCTCCGCACCCTCGCCGGCAAGGGCGGCACACGCGAGCCGCTGCCCTCGCAGCTCGCCGGCGTGGAGGCCGCCGCGCAGGCCGCCTACCGCCCCGAGATCATCGAGCGCGTTGCCCGCCTCTGCCTCCGCATGGGAGACCCTGCCGCGGCGGGCCAGTGGTACTTCCTCATCGACTCCAGCGATGAGCACGCCCCCGCCTCGATCGCGCGATTCGAGGCCTCCCGCGGCCATAACCCCTTCCAGCTCTGGATCGCCCTCCCACCCTGGGCGCGCAACCTCCCGCTCGACGCCTATCCGCCCGCCGCCCGCGAGCGCATCGCCCGCATCATGCCGCCGTTCTACAAGCAGGGCCCAAAGCGTGAACGCCGCAGCAAGGGGGAGCGCGCCGCCGACCGCGCCCTCGGCTTCGGCTGCGCCTCCCTCTGGATCGGGGTCCCGGTGCTCGCCCTCGTGGGCCTCGTGACCGTCATCCTGTGGCTGGTGCGCCTCTTCCAGTAGCACCACGGATCCACCGCAAGCCGCGCCCGCGACTCCCCAACAACGTGTACCCTGTCCTCCCCGACCACAGGACCATCCGTGCGCCGCGCCGCTATCACCACCGCCTGCCTCAGCCTGCCCTTCCTGCTCGCCGCGTGCGAGGGCAACCCCTTCGCCGCCAATGATGGCGACTACGCCAAGCGCGTGGCCCTTGAGCGTCTCCGCGACATCCCGCCCTCGCGCCTCGAGGAGTTCAAGCGGCCCACGCCGCCGACTCCGCAGGATGCCGCGGCCGCCCGCCTGCGCTTCGCCGCTCTTGAGAAGCTCGATCTGCCGCTGGAGGAAGCCCGCGCCCAGGCCCTCCGCCACAACCTCGACCTCAAGGTTGCCCTCGTTAACCCCACCATCGCGGCCCAGCAGGTCTCCCTCGAAGAGGCCCGCTTCGAGTCCGCCTTCACCCTCCGCGCGGCCTACAGCGAGATCGACGCCCCCACCTCCTCGCAGCTGAGCGCTGCTCAGTCCAAGAACCTCACGCTCATCCCCGGCGTCCGCATCCCCACGCGCACGGGGGGCCAGGCCGTGGTCCGCCTGCCCATCCAGAAGAACGAGAACAACAACCCGTTCTCGACGCTCAACCC includes the following:
- a CDS encoding suppressor of fused domain protein, producing the protein MTLNPGKPANRDEDNDDDLPREVTPGGSEVIRHEANFAEDPGCAYLDEAEMVAIQDHVREHIGDVVDVMHEIASEGVHLDIVPVHVDDEDGDFTFAVTMGMSAAPMNMPPMQLEPGEEDDFALPSPYAELFIVLPGHWPVTQEALENPENWWPFFLLKECGRLPVLFDTFLGPGHTVPNGDPPEPLAPGCPFVGAVVVQGEIISEEFSRLETEGKTIDFLFLAPLHADEMRYKLEHGYNALLDLFEQKEMDPFELANPERPSVCS
- a CDS encoding MBL fold metallo-hydrolase translates to MNSSKIYHVNCATFCPMSRRVINGEGGWFQSARLVCHCLILELEGGLALIDTGLGTYDIAHAVQTCGPLWLPLMRPRLDLAETALAHVKRLGYSPEDVRDIVLTHLDFDHAGGLRDFPRATVHVSTLEHKTATGSRTLWKSRRYAPVQWAHSPRWNLYLAGGGEWFGFGGVRAVEGLKSEVLMVPLHGHSVGHCGIAVKTGDTYLFHAGDAYFDYREVEPTGTMNPPVGVKAYQQVYQADRDLRIRNQERLRELQRQFPGMVKVICSHDPHEMDEFVQPSAPPTQSGVTPGRGASGRGRTPAAEERITHPRQVRR
- a CDS encoding acyl-CoA carboxylase subunit beta; amino-acid sequence: MTQAPAAPAPAPTLKDLTAQLLKAEEQLRQGGGPKAVERIHEKGRLTARERIERLVDPTSPTRERGSSNFQELGLWAAYEMYKEHGGAPAAGVVTGIGVVQGRRCMIIANDATVKAGAFFPMTCKKIIRAQTIAQMARLPLIYLVDSAGVFLPLQEDVFPDTDDFGRIFRNNAVISAEGIPQIAAIMGNCVAGGGYLPVLCDTLLMTEGSGLYLAGPALVKAAIGQVVTDEELGGADMHAAISGTIDFKEKDDESCIRRLRDLVGKYNHITPATKTRSHAAKDAETLYTAFTDKPGAQYDVEELIAAIVDARAVPNADGLESLAPDFDEYRADYGQSLVCGYAKIGGFPCGIVANQKKLTQRTMPGGKAGPSKATAMPGVIYDDSADKAARFIMDCNQRKIPLIFLHDTTGFMVGRDSEQAGIIRSGAKMVNAMSNCIVPKIVVITGGSYGAGNYAMCGRAFDQFLSFAWPSAKCAVMGANQATGVLATIEEASRKRKGEVIDEATHKQILAAVHAGYTEQADIRHGAARGWVDCLIEPHKTRDELIAALEAANQGWDYSKPFKTGVLQT
- a CDS encoding DUF5615 family PIN-like protein; translation: MTLWVDNQLPPAIAPWIATTFTIECRHVRGTPLHTEDDAVIFQALRQPGVVILSKDEDFADLVTRLDAPPQVLWIRVGNTSNRALKEYFTLTLPRAIELLKRGEPLVELLEASQ
- a CDS encoding DUF433 domain-containing protein; the encoded protein is MDNGQHKALLERITQRPGQCGGKPCIRGLRIRVSDVLEMLAAGVGEDEILADYPDLERDDIRAALVFAAKRVSHSQVAA
- a CDS encoding DUF6584 family protein produces the protein MSALDRAAHDEANGDLASARRRLASYLRTLAGKGGTREPLPSQLAGVEAAAQAAYRPEIIERVARLCLRMGDPAAAGQWYFLIDSSDEHAPASIARFEASRGHNPFQLWIALPPWARNLPLDAYPPAARERIARIMPPFYKQGPKRERRSKGERAADRALGFGCASLWIGVPVLALVGLVTVILWLVRLFQ